One genomic segment of Raphanus sativus cultivar WK10039 unplaced genomic scaffold, ASM80110v3 Scaffold1612, whole genome shotgun sequence includes these proteins:
- the LOC108824005 gene encoding thioredoxin H8: MGANVSSPDQRYSVTSDLPSRRPWTPRFESQISPYKVNIPLIVEIKNKNQWKSRLNALKDTNKLLLIEFTAKWCGPCKSLEPKVEELAAKYTDVEFVKIDVDVLMSVWMEYNLHTLPAIVFMKRGQEVDRVVGVKFDELERKLQKYAQSF; this comes from the exons ATGGGTGCTAATGTTTCTTCGCCAGACCAGAGATATTCAGTGACGTCCGACCTCCCTTCCAGGAGGCCATGGACACCTCGCTTCGAGTCCCAGATTTCTCCTTACAAAGTCAACATCCCCCTTATTGtggaaatcaagaacaagaatCAGTGGAAATCTCGACTCAACGCTCTCAAGGACACCAACAAGCTG CTGTTGATCGAGTTCACGGCCAAATGGTGTGGACCTTGTAAATCCCTTGAACCGAAGGTTGAAGAGTTGGCGGCTAAGTACACCGATGTTGAGTTCGTGAAGATTGATGTCGATGTGTTAATG AGTGTGTGGATGGAGTATAACCTTCATACTTTGCCTGCTATTGTATTCATGAAGAGAGGCCAAGAAGTAGACAGAGTTGTGGGTGTTAAGTTTGATGAATTAGAGAGGAAGCTCCAGAAATACGCACAATCCTTCTGA